A part of Rhodamnia argentea isolate NSW1041297 chromosome 8, ASM2092103v1, whole genome shotgun sequence genomic DNA contains:
- the LOC115735529 gene encoding uncharacterized protein LOC115735529: MRAREREREKSLRGLMARSLVHSKSCCSAFAFRACALESHPSRVHLPGKARNARLLVLGGTGRVGGSTALALSNLSPDLQIVVGGRNREKGDSMVATLGNNSAFAQVDIDDMVSLERAMDDVDLVVHAAGPFQQAQNCNVLEAAISTKTAYVDVCDDIHYALHAKSFNDQAAAVNIPAITTGGIYPGVSNVMAAELVRAAKDESKGEPEKLRFYYYTAGTGGAGPTILATSFLLLGEEVVAYSKGEEIKLKPYSGGLNIDFGKGIGKRDVFLLNLPEVRSAHEILRVPTVSARFGTAPFFWNWGMSAMTNLLPPEYLRDRSKVQELVQLFDPIVRAVDGIAGERVSMRVDLECSDGRHTVSIFTHRRLSVSVGYSTAAFVLAILEGSSQPGVWFPEEPEGIAVEAREILLKRASQGTTNFVINKPPWMVETAPKEVGLGIYV, encoded by the exons ATgagagccagagagagagagagagagaagagcttGAGGGGCTTAATGGCGCGAAGCTTGGTCCATTCGAAGAGCTGTTGCTCAGCTTTCGCTTTCAGAGCATGCGCCCTGGAGAGCCACCCGAGCCGAGTCCATCTCCCCGGTAAGGCCCGCAATGCTCGCCTCCTCGTCCTCGGCGGTACCGGCCGGGTGGGCGGCTCCACCGCCCTCGCCCTCTCCAATCTCTCCCCCGATCTCCAGATCGTCGTCGGCGGTCGGAACAG GGAAAAAGGTGATTCAATGGTGGCTACATTGGGAAATAACTCTGCGTTTGCTCAAGTCGACATTGACGATATGGTATCCTTGGAAAGAGCTATGGATG ATGTAGATCTTGTGGTTCACGCAGCAGGACCCTTTCAACAGGCTCAGAATTGCAATGTACTTGAGGCAGCTATATCAACCAAG ACTGCATATGTTGATGTTTGCGATGATATTCACTATGCATTGCATGCGAAGTCGTTCAATGACCAAGCAGCTGCTGTAAATATTCCGGCCATCACAACTGGTGGAATTTACCCAGGAGTGAGCAATG TTATGGCAGCTGAGCTTGTCCGTGCAGCCAAAGATGAGAGCAAGGGCGAGCCTGAGAAATTGAG ATTCTATTACTACACTGCAGGTACTGGCGGTGCTGGTCCAACAATTTTAGCAACTAGTTTTCTACTTCTCGGAGAAGAGGTAGTTGCCTATAGTAAAG GAGAAGAGATCAAACTAAAGCCATATAGTGGAGGTCTAAACATTGATTTTGGAAAGGGGATTGGAAAGAGGGATGTTTTCCTGCT GAACTTGCCAGAGGTGAGAAGTGCTCATGAAATCCTCAGAGTGCCCACTGTCAGTGCTCGTTTTGGAACTGCCCCATTTTTCTGGAACTGGGGGATGTCGGCAATGACAAATCTTCTACCTCCT GAATATCTTAGAGACAGAAGCAAAGTACAGGAACTGGTTCAACTATTTGATCCCATAGTTCGTGCAGTTGATGGGATAGCAGGCGAGCGTGTTTCAATGAGG gttgatttgGAGTGTTCTGATGGGCGTCATACAGTTTCCATATTCACTCATAGGAGACTCTCAGT GTCAGTTGGATATTCTACTGCTGCATTTGTTCTCGCAATTCTGGAGGGAAGCTCGCAACCTGGCGTATGGTTCCCAGAAGAG CCTGAAGGAATTGCGGTGGAGGCCAGGGAGATTCTTCTGAAACGCGCATCTCAAGGAACTACCAACTTTGTGATAAACAA GCCTCCCTGGATGGTGGAGACCGCCCCAAAAGAAGTTGGATTGGGAATTTATGTTTGA
- the LOC115735457 gene encoding uncharacterized protein LOC115735457 isoform X1, which produces MNSSKLGDGGSGYPSSADISSNFHFCTPSVPGSGSVFTKSRISKRRSINRLNLNQESRAGPGANPFLFNPRDSALGSFPNTANAPPASDYVFSANRSDSDGSLGIGVVKEMQNLRIGSGNESVTARSGVSDANSSSRFEPKSGNNKSFSLDESVASALPEGMRKLNIQASDNKPSSRTGSFKSNLSTNEQVKVGVGVDAGTDGSAGKNVEAVLLDQLKKKLNIREANQLDGNGVVDEADKLNESTRGSRKEYNGVFAGNSAAALPDQMTNLNLRDPATMDNSTGENDFELNTKKTGFVFGGSTSATGRTRGVTETVLVNEINEKLNIGSKMNDCIVEPVSREFSFQSGMEVKHAFGSQVPLNRPTEDIGVSGTATSSYEFPSRSMPLKGGKNVSSRDERNINIHSKSKQDDTGPSFMQFKTPVAKVDLASGFTEKIAFTAKREAFDSSKLKKKKGKLRQSAHVQPRLMQSFVSMESVSLEKPEASEPYSPMDVSPYQETLADNPCSRDTSVTSNESYSLDNADASDAPHSTFSNDAIDESLLSAAQRMDINDYEPSREATEDAPKHGLEKSVNTEGSTEEPASGAETESFKTAADDVELVRDDDAVTSSGRTGACCSLKIERSDDERRKEHGLASHVQEMGDANFTFTTSSASYGQFSAPKHKHKKKAWVKSVHDSHNLSSSLEIPYASSSIQPFPSSAISLHLSPQPEKGNLPSSQYKVGKDYGVDKGLDGKLDSTSTSATTITQEACEKWRLRGNQAYASGDAGKAEEYYTHGINCVSDEMSRSCLRALMLCYSNRAATRMALGRMRDAIGDCMMAIAIDPNFFRVQVRAANCYLALGEVDDALRYYKRCLQLGNEVCADRKITVEASEGLQKAQKVSECMNHAAMLLLTRASKDVEAAVEVIAEALVMSSYSEKLLEMKAEALFMLRRYEEVIQLSEQTLDSAKKNSLDINDLLADQDGLEYSNRIYFRIWRCRLMFKSYFQLGRLEEGLASLERQEELISATNRNRNSSLASLIPLVGTARELIRLKAAGNEAFQAGRHAEAVEHYTAALSCNVESRPFAAICFCNRAAAFKAMGQITDAIADCSLAIALDGNYLKGISRRATLFEMIRDYGQAAADLRRLVSILTKQVEEKTNQVGVYDMSLSSVNELKQASLQLSELEEAARTDIPLDIYLILGVEPSASLPDIRKAYRKAALKHHPDKACQFLAKCDNGDDNLWKGIAEEVRKDADRLFKMIGEAHAILSEPTKRLQYDLEEERRNTEKKRNGASTTRTHRDDQNHPLERSGSRQQRRESWRTYGSTQSRASESNRWTRYT; this is translated from the exons ATGAACTCGTCGAAGCTGGGGGACGGCGGTTCTGGATATCCGAGCTCGGCCGACATTAGCTCCAATTTTCACTTCTGCACGCCGTCGGTTCCGGGATCAGGGTCTGTCTTCACCAAGTCGAGAATCTCCAAGAGGAGAAGCATTAATCGCCTGAACTTGAATCAGGAGAGCAGAGCGGGTCCCGGAGCGAATCCGTTCTTGTTCAATCCGCGTGATTCTGCGCTTGGCTCGTTTCCAAATACGGCCAATGCTCCTCCGGCGAGTGACTATGTGTTTAGCGCGAATAGGAGTGATTCGGATGGGAGTTTGGGGATAGGAGTTGTTAAGGAAATGCAGAACTTGAGAATAGGGAGTGGGAATGAGTCCGTGACTGCACGGAGTGGTGTTTCTGATGCAAATTCAAGCTCAAGGTTCGAACCAAAGAGTGGCAACAATAAGAGCTTTAGCCTTGATGAATCAGTTGCTTCTGCATTGCCGGAAGGAATGAGGAAGCTGAATATCCAAGCTTCAGATAACAAGCCTTCCAGTCGAACCGGGAGTTTTAAGTCTAATCTAAGTACGAACGAACAGGTTAAAGTTGGTGTAGGGGTTGATGCAGGCACGGATGGTTCTGCTGGGAAAAATGTGGAAGCCGTGCTCCTGGATCAGTTGAAGAAGAAACTGAATATCAGAGAAGCTAATCAACTGGACGGCAATGGGGTTGTTGATGAAGCTGATAAATTAAATGAATCTACTCGTGGAAGTAGAAAGGAATATAATGGTGTGTTTGCTGGAAATTCCGCGGCTGCTCTCCCTGATCAGATGACGAATCTCAACTTAAGGGATCCTGCAACCATGGATAACAGTACTGGAGAGAATGATTTTGAATTAAACACAAAGAAAACTGGTTTTGTATTTGGAGGGAGCACAAGTGCCACTGGTCGTACCCGTGGGGTGACAGAAACTGTACTAGTGAATGAGATCAATGAGAAACTGAATATTGGTAGCAAAATGAATGATTGTATTGTTGAGCCAGTTTCTAGAGAATTCAGTTTTCAGTCTGGAATGGAAGTCAAGCACGCATTTGGCAGTCAAGTTCCTTTAAACCGACCTACCGAAGATATAGGAGTAAGTGGCACTGCTACATCATCGTATGAATTCCCGTCAAGGAGCATGCCTTTAAAAGGAGGGAAGAATGTTTCTAGCAGAGATGAGAGAAATATTAATATTCATTCCAAGAGCAAACAGGATGATACTGGTCCATCATTTATGCAATTTAAGACGCCTGTGGCGAAAGTGGACCTGGCTTCTGGCTTCACTGAAAAAATAGCATTTACTGCAAAGAGAGAGGCATTTGATAGCTCAaaactgaagaagaaaaagggaaaactgAGGCAGTCCGCCCATGTCCAGCCCCGGCTCATGCAATCCTTTGTGTCAATGGAAAGTGTATCTCTGGAAAAGCCGGAGGCCTCTGAGCCTTATTCACCGATGGATGTGTCTCCGTATCAAGAAACATTAGCAGATAATCCATGTTCAAGAGATACTTCAGTTACTTCAAATGAGTCTTACAGTCTGGACAATGCCGATGCCTCAGATGCTCCTCACTCCACTTTTTCAAACGATGCTATAGATGAAAGCCTCCTTTCTGCAGCACAGCGTATGGATATAAATGATTACGAGCCAAGCAGAGAAGCAACAGAGGATGCTCCTAAGCATGGTTTGGAGAAGAGTGTCAACACTGAAGGCTCAACTGAGGAGCCTGCATCGGGGGCTGAAACTGAAAGCTTTAAAACTGCTGCTGATGATGTAGAATTGGTCAGGGATGATGATGCTGTTACTTCATCTGGTAGAACTGGAGCCTGTTGCAGTTTGAAGATCGAGAGAAGTGATgatgaaaggaggaaagaacATGGCTTAGCTTCACATGTACAAGAAATGGGGGACGCTAACTTTACTTTTACTACCTCCTCGGCTTCTTATGGACAATTTTCAGCACCGAAAcataaacacaaaaagaaagctTGGGTGAAATCTGTTCATGATTCCCACAATTTGAGTTCATCTCTTGAAATTCCTTATGCTTCATCCTCCATTCAGCCTTTTCCATCTTCAGCCATCTCGTTGCATCTTTCCCCTCAGCCAGAGAAAGGGAATCTACCTTCTTCTCAATACAAAGTTGGAAAAGATTATGGGGTGGATAAAGGGCTGGATGGCAAGCTTGATTCAACATCTACTTCTGCCACAACCATCACTCAGGAAGCATGTGAGAAATGGCGTTTGAG GGGAAATCAAGCTTATGCAAGTGGGGATGCGGGTAAGGCTGAGGAGTATTACACACATGGAATAAATTGCGTTTCAGATGAGATGTCAAGAAGCTGCTTAAGGGCTCTCATGTTGTGCTACAGCAACCGTGCAGCAACCCGGATGGCTTTGGGCAGAATGAGAGATGCAATAGGAGACTGCATGATGGCCATTGCAATCGACCCTAACTTCTTTAGGGTGCAAGTTAGAGCTGCAAA TTGCTACCTCGCCCTTGGGGAAGTTGATGATGCATTGAGATATTACAAGAGATGCCTGCAATTAGGAAACGAGGTGTGTGCGGATCGAAAAATTACTGTAGAAGCTTCAGAAGGCTTGCAGAAGGCACAG AAAGTTTCTGAATGCATGAACCATGCAGCCATGCTCTTGCTAACAAGAGCATCCAAGGATGTGGAAGCTGCTGTTGAAGTTATTGCAGAGGCTTTGGTTATGAGCTCATATTCAGAAAAACTGCTTGAAATGAAGGCCGAAGCACTTTTTATG TTGCGGAGATATGAGGAAGTGATTCAGCTGTCTGAGCAGACCCTTGATTCAGCTAAAAAGAATTCCTTGGATATAAATGACCTGCTTGCTGATCAGGATGGTCTTGAGTATTCAAATAGGATATATTTCAGAATTTGGCGATGCCGCCTCATGTTCAAGTCATACTTCCAATTGGGAAGGCTTGAGGAGGGCCTTGCCTCACTGGAGAGGCAAGAAGAGTTGATATCAGCTACAAATAG GAATCGGAACTCCAGTTTAGCGTCGCTAATTCCCCTGGTTGGGACTGCACGTGAACTTATACGTCTCAAG GCGGCAGGTAATGAGGCATTTCAAGCTGGAAGGCATGCAGAAGCAGTTGAACATTACACTGCTGCCTTGTCATGCAATGTGGAGTCACGTCCTTTTGCAGCTATTTGTTTTTGCAATCGTGCTGCTGCATTCAAAGCTATGGGCCAAATCACTGATGCTATTGCTGATTGCAGCCTTGCCATAGCCCTTGATGGAAACTATCTGAAG GGAATATCCAGACGAGCCACTTTATTCGAAATGATAAGAGATTATGGACAAGCAGCAGCAGACCTCCGGAGGCTTGTTTCTATTCTCACAAAGCAAGTAGAGGAGAAGACAAATCAAGTTGGAGTTTATGATATGTCTCTTAGTTCTGTCAATGAACTAAAACAAGCAAGCCTACAGCTTAGTGAATTGGAAGAAGCAGCAAGAACGGATATTCCTTTGGATATATACCTAATTCT AGGAGTAGAACCATCAGCGTCACTACCAGATATAAGGAAGGCCTATCGTAAAGCGGCACTTAAACATCACCCCGATAAG GCGTGTCAATTTTTGGCAAAATGTGACAATGGAGATGATAATCTTTGGAAGGGAATAGCAGAAGAAGTCCGGAAGGATGCTGACagacttttcaaaatgattGGAGAAGCACATGCTATACTTTCGGAACCTACCAAG CGTTTAcagtatgatcttgaagaagagaggaggaataCCGAGAAGAAACGCAATGGAGCCAGTACAACTAGGACACATAGAGACGACCAAAATCATCCACTCGAAAGAAGCGGCAGCAGGCAGCAAAGGAGGGAATCTTGGAGAACTTATGGTAGTACCCAGTCTCGAGCCTCAGAGTCAAATCGCTGGACGAGATACACTTGA
- the LOC115735457 gene encoding uncharacterized protein LOC115735457 isoform X2, which yields MNSSKLGDGGSGYPSSADISSNFHFCTPSVPGSGSVFTKSRISKRRSINRLNLNQESRAGPGANPFLFNPRDSALGSFPNTANAPPASDYVFSANRSDSDGSLGIGVVKEMQNLRIGSGNESVTARSGVSDANSSSRFEPKSGNNKSFSLDESVASALPEGMRKLNIQASDNKPSSRTGSFKSNLSTNEQVKVGVGVDAGTDGSAGKNVEAVLLDQLKKKLNIREANQLDGNGVVDEADKLNESTRGSRKEYNGVFAGNSAAALPDQMTNLNLRDPATMDNSTGENDFELNTKKTGFVFGGSTSATGRTRGVTETVLVNEINEKLNIGSKMNDCIVEPVSREFSFQSGMEVKHAFGSQVPLNRPTEDIGVSGTATSSYEFPSRSMPLKGGKNVSSRDERNINIHSKSKQDDTGPSFMQFKTPVAKVDLASGFTEKIAFTAKREAFDSSKLKKKKGKLRQSAHVQPRLMQSFVSMESVSLEKPEASEPYSPMDVSPYQETLADNPCSRDTSVTSNESYSLDNADASDAPHSTFSNDAIDESLLSAAQRMDINDYEPSREATEDAPKHGLEKSVNTEGSTEEPASGAETESFKTAADDVELVRDDDAVTSSGRTGACCSLKIERSDDERRKEHGLASHVQEMGDANFTFTTSSASYGQFSAPKHKHKKKAWVKSVHDSHNLSSSLEIPYASSSIQPFPSSAISLHLSPQPEKGNLPSSQYKVGKDYGVDKGLDGKLDSTSTSATTITQEACEKWRLRGNQAYASGDAGKAEEYYTHGINCVSDEMSRSCLRALMLCYSNRAATRMALGRMRDAIGDCMMAIAIDPNFFRVQVRAANCYLALGEVDDALRYYKRCLQLGNEVCADRKITVEASEGLQKAQKVSECMNHAAMLLLTRASKDVEAAVEVIAEALVMSSYSEKLLEMKAEALFMLRRYEEVIQLSEQTLDSAKKNSLDINDLLADQDGLEYSNRIYFRIWRCRLMFKSYFQLGRLEEGLASLERQEELISATNRNRNSSLASLIPLVGTARELIRLKVAGNEAFQAGRHAEAVEHYTAALSCNVESRPFAAICFCNRAAAFKAMGQITDAIADCSLAIALDGNYLKGISRRATLFEMIRDYGQAAADLRRLVSILTKQVEEKTNQVGVYDMSLSSVNELKQASLQLSELEEAARTDIPLDIYLILGVEPSASLPDIRKAYRKAALKHHPDKACQFLAKCDNGDDNLWKGIAEEVRKDADRLFKMIGEAHAILSEPTKRLQYDLEEERRNTEKKRNGASTTRTHRDDQNHPLERSGSRQQRRESWRTYGSTQSRASESNRWTRYT from the exons ATGAACTCGTCGAAGCTGGGGGACGGCGGTTCTGGATATCCGAGCTCGGCCGACATTAGCTCCAATTTTCACTTCTGCACGCCGTCGGTTCCGGGATCAGGGTCTGTCTTCACCAAGTCGAGAATCTCCAAGAGGAGAAGCATTAATCGCCTGAACTTGAATCAGGAGAGCAGAGCGGGTCCCGGAGCGAATCCGTTCTTGTTCAATCCGCGTGATTCTGCGCTTGGCTCGTTTCCAAATACGGCCAATGCTCCTCCGGCGAGTGACTATGTGTTTAGCGCGAATAGGAGTGATTCGGATGGGAGTTTGGGGATAGGAGTTGTTAAGGAAATGCAGAACTTGAGAATAGGGAGTGGGAATGAGTCCGTGACTGCACGGAGTGGTGTTTCTGATGCAAATTCAAGCTCAAGGTTCGAACCAAAGAGTGGCAACAATAAGAGCTTTAGCCTTGATGAATCAGTTGCTTCTGCATTGCCGGAAGGAATGAGGAAGCTGAATATCCAAGCTTCAGATAACAAGCCTTCCAGTCGAACCGGGAGTTTTAAGTCTAATCTAAGTACGAACGAACAGGTTAAAGTTGGTGTAGGGGTTGATGCAGGCACGGATGGTTCTGCTGGGAAAAATGTGGAAGCCGTGCTCCTGGATCAGTTGAAGAAGAAACTGAATATCAGAGAAGCTAATCAACTGGACGGCAATGGGGTTGTTGATGAAGCTGATAAATTAAATGAATCTACTCGTGGAAGTAGAAAGGAATATAATGGTGTGTTTGCTGGAAATTCCGCGGCTGCTCTCCCTGATCAGATGACGAATCTCAACTTAAGGGATCCTGCAACCATGGATAACAGTACTGGAGAGAATGATTTTGAATTAAACACAAAGAAAACTGGTTTTGTATTTGGAGGGAGCACAAGTGCCACTGGTCGTACCCGTGGGGTGACAGAAACTGTACTAGTGAATGAGATCAATGAGAAACTGAATATTGGTAGCAAAATGAATGATTGTATTGTTGAGCCAGTTTCTAGAGAATTCAGTTTTCAGTCTGGAATGGAAGTCAAGCACGCATTTGGCAGTCAAGTTCCTTTAAACCGACCTACCGAAGATATAGGAGTAAGTGGCACTGCTACATCATCGTATGAATTCCCGTCAAGGAGCATGCCTTTAAAAGGAGGGAAGAATGTTTCTAGCAGAGATGAGAGAAATATTAATATTCATTCCAAGAGCAAACAGGATGATACTGGTCCATCATTTATGCAATTTAAGACGCCTGTGGCGAAAGTGGACCTGGCTTCTGGCTTCACTGAAAAAATAGCATTTACTGCAAAGAGAGAGGCATTTGATAGCTCAaaactgaagaagaaaaagggaaaactgAGGCAGTCCGCCCATGTCCAGCCCCGGCTCATGCAATCCTTTGTGTCAATGGAAAGTGTATCTCTGGAAAAGCCGGAGGCCTCTGAGCCTTATTCACCGATGGATGTGTCTCCGTATCAAGAAACATTAGCAGATAATCCATGTTCAAGAGATACTTCAGTTACTTCAAATGAGTCTTACAGTCTGGACAATGCCGATGCCTCAGATGCTCCTCACTCCACTTTTTCAAACGATGCTATAGATGAAAGCCTCCTTTCTGCAGCACAGCGTATGGATATAAATGATTACGAGCCAAGCAGAGAAGCAACAGAGGATGCTCCTAAGCATGGTTTGGAGAAGAGTGTCAACACTGAAGGCTCAACTGAGGAGCCTGCATCGGGGGCTGAAACTGAAAGCTTTAAAACTGCTGCTGATGATGTAGAATTGGTCAGGGATGATGATGCTGTTACTTCATCTGGTAGAACTGGAGCCTGTTGCAGTTTGAAGATCGAGAGAAGTGATgatgaaaggaggaaagaacATGGCTTAGCTTCACATGTACAAGAAATGGGGGACGCTAACTTTACTTTTACTACCTCCTCGGCTTCTTATGGACAATTTTCAGCACCGAAAcataaacacaaaaagaaagctTGGGTGAAATCTGTTCATGATTCCCACAATTTGAGTTCATCTCTTGAAATTCCTTATGCTTCATCCTCCATTCAGCCTTTTCCATCTTCAGCCATCTCGTTGCATCTTTCCCCTCAGCCAGAGAAAGGGAATCTACCTTCTTCTCAATACAAAGTTGGAAAAGATTATGGGGTGGATAAAGGGCTGGATGGCAAGCTTGATTCAACATCTACTTCTGCCACAACCATCACTCAGGAAGCATGTGAGAAATGGCGTTTGAG GGGAAATCAAGCTTATGCAAGTGGGGATGCGGGTAAGGCTGAGGAGTATTACACACATGGAATAAATTGCGTTTCAGATGAGATGTCAAGAAGCTGCTTAAGGGCTCTCATGTTGTGCTACAGCAACCGTGCAGCAACCCGGATGGCTTTGGGCAGAATGAGAGATGCAATAGGAGACTGCATGATGGCCATTGCAATCGACCCTAACTTCTTTAGGGTGCAAGTTAGAGCTGCAAA TTGCTACCTCGCCCTTGGGGAAGTTGATGATGCATTGAGATATTACAAGAGATGCCTGCAATTAGGAAACGAGGTGTGTGCGGATCGAAAAATTACTGTAGAAGCTTCAGAAGGCTTGCAGAAGGCACAG AAAGTTTCTGAATGCATGAACCATGCAGCCATGCTCTTGCTAACAAGAGCATCCAAGGATGTGGAAGCTGCTGTTGAAGTTATTGCAGAGGCTTTGGTTATGAGCTCATATTCAGAAAAACTGCTTGAAATGAAGGCCGAAGCACTTTTTATG TTGCGGAGATATGAGGAAGTGATTCAGCTGTCTGAGCAGACCCTTGATTCAGCTAAAAAGAATTCCTTGGATATAAATGACCTGCTTGCTGATCAGGATGGTCTTGAGTATTCAAATAGGATATATTTCAGAATTTGGCGATGCCGCCTCATGTTCAAGTCATACTTCCAATTGGGAAGGCTTGAGGAGGGCCTTGCCTCACTGGAGAGGCAAGAAGAGTTGATATCAGCTACAAATAG GAATCGGAACTCCAGTTTAGCGTCGCTAATTCCCCTGGTTGGGACTGCACGTGAACTTATACGTCTCAAGGTA GCAGGTAATGAGGCATTTCAAGCTGGAAGGCATGCAGAAGCAGTTGAACATTACACTGCTGCCTTGTCATGCAATGTGGAGTCACGTCCTTTTGCAGCTATTTGTTTTTGCAATCGTGCTGCTGCATTCAAAGCTATGGGCCAAATCACTGATGCTATTGCTGATTGCAGCCTTGCCATAGCCCTTGATGGAAACTATCTGAAG GGAATATCCAGACGAGCCACTTTATTCGAAATGATAAGAGATTATGGACAAGCAGCAGCAGACCTCCGGAGGCTTGTTTCTATTCTCACAAAGCAAGTAGAGGAGAAGACAAATCAAGTTGGAGTTTATGATATGTCTCTTAGTTCTGTCAATGAACTAAAACAAGCAAGCCTACAGCTTAGTGAATTGGAAGAAGCAGCAAGAACGGATATTCCTTTGGATATATACCTAATTCT AGGAGTAGAACCATCAGCGTCACTACCAGATATAAGGAAGGCCTATCGTAAAGCGGCACTTAAACATCACCCCGATAAG GCGTGTCAATTTTTGGCAAAATGTGACAATGGAGATGATAATCTTTGGAAGGGAATAGCAGAAGAAGTCCGGAAGGATGCTGACagacttttcaaaatgattGGAGAAGCACATGCTATACTTTCGGAACCTACCAAG CGTTTAcagtatgatcttgaagaagagaggaggaataCCGAGAAGAAACGCAATGGAGCCAGTACAACTAGGACACATAGAGACGACCAAAATCATCCACTCGAAAGAAGCGGCAGCAGGCAGCAAAGGAGGGAATCTTGGAGAACTTATGGTAGTACCCAGTCTCGAGCCTCAGAGTCAAATCGCTGGACGAGATACACTTGA